The following proteins come from a genomic window of Ornithinimicrobium cryptoxanthini:
- a CDS encoding TetR family transcriptional regulator, with protein sequence MTTTHHTRRELNKARTREALLDALRTQLAQRGLTELNVEEIAEAADVSRRTFFNYFPSVEAALSEAISVPIGHMASMLGDRPADEPPLVAVRRVVEESPLPQQMLRWVSNVRCSFTERQGFAVNVWAYHRELLEEILRERLGDSDALAVSSLAGTIMAVFDATERVWFTPDAEVDEEATARFNVLLCRGLELAASGWTHASEPRAST encoded by the coding sequence GTGACCACCACCCACCACACCCGGCGCGAGCTCAACAAGGCCCGCACGCGGGAGGCGCTGCTGGACGCGCTGCGGACCCAGCTCGCTCAGCGAGGCCTGACCGAGCTCAACGTCGAGGAGATCGCCGAGGCAGCAGATGTCTCCCGGCGCACGTTCTTCAACTACTTCCCGAGCGTCGAGGCCGCCCTCAGTGAGGCGATCTCGGTCCCGATCGGGCACATGGCGTCGATGCTCGGGGACCGTCCCGCGGACGAGCCGCCCCTGGTGGCCGTGCGGCGGGTGGTGGAGGAGTCACCGCTGCCGCAGCAGATGCTGCGCTGGGTCTCCAACGTGCGCTGCTCCTTCACCGAACGGCAGGGCTTCGCCGTCAACGTCTGGGCCTATCACCGAGAGCTGCTCGAAGAGATCCTGCGCGAGCGCCTCGGCGACAGTGATGCGCTGGCCGTCAGCTCGCTTGCCGGCACGATCATGGCGGTCTTTGACGCGACCGAGCGCGTCTGGTTCACCCCCGACGCCGAGGTCGATGAGGAAGCCACCGCGCGGTTCAACGTGCTCCTGTGCCGCGGGCTGGAGCTGGCCGCCTCCGGTTGGACGCACGCATCTGAGCCCCGAGCCAGCACCTGA
- a CDS encoding glycosyltransferase family 4 protein, translating to MTRLAYLSADPGVPAFGTKGASVHVQEILRAFRLRGASPTLYTVRTDDHVPADLADVPVVHLPVDSDRADRALPQRERVARREQRQVQVAGDLAARAIADGADVVYERYSLFSTALAEVTQALGVPGILEVNAPLIDEQATHRHLVDRDGAVQSLRTQVAAASVIACVSRPVADWVLRHCPDAGERVRVTPNGVNTDRIVPTAPSAGSSPTVLFVGTLKPWHGVEVLLDAAAVAQEDWQIRIVGDGPQGVALAEQAERLGLTVDFRGAVAPSEIPAALAGATIAVAPYPAFVDGDDYFSPLKIYEYAAAGLPVVASRVGQVPTIVGHDVTGLLVEPSDPQALAAAIDALVADPQRARDYGAAGRAVVEAAHSWDAVLGQILEGVCDDARHSVPQDTHDGDGDGAHNGVVEGAGREHLVQIA from the coding sequence ATGACCCGCCTTGCTTATCTGAGCGCCGACCCCGGCGTGCCCGCCTTCGGCACCAAGGGTGCCTCCGTGCACGTCCAGGAGATCCTGCGTGCGTTCCGTCTGCGCGGAGCCAGTCCCACGCTCTATACGGTGCGGACCGACGACCACGTGCCCGCCGACCTGGCGGACGTGCCGGTCGTGCACCTGCCGGTTGACAGCGACCGTGCCGACCGTGCGCTGCCGCAGCGCGAGCGTGTGGCCCGCCGCGAGCAGCGCCAGGTGCAGGTCGCCGGCGACCTGGCTGCCCGTGCCATCGCAGACGGTGCCGATGTCGTCTATGAGCGCTACTCCCTCTTCTCCACCGCCCTGGCCGAGGTCACGCAGGCCCTGGGCGTCCCCGGCATCCTCGAGGTCAACGCGCCGCTGATCGATGAGCAGGCCACGCACCGCCACCTCGTGGACCGGGACGGCGCCGTGCAGTCCCTGCGGACGCAGGTCGCCGCCGCCTCGGTGATCGCCTGCGTGTCCCGTCCCGTCGCCGACTGGGTGCTGCGCCACTGCCCGGACGCCGGCGAGCGGGTCCGGGTGACACCCAACGGCGTCAACACCGACCGCATCGTCCCGACCGCACCGTCGGCGGGCAGCAGCCCGACCGTCCTGTTCGTCGGGACGCTCAAGCCCTGGCACGGCGTCGAGGTGCTGCTGGACGCCGCGGCCGTCGCGCAGGAGGACTGGCAGATCCGCATCGTCGGTGACGGCCCGCAGGGTGTCGCACTGGCCGAGCAGGCGGAGCGCCTCGGGCTGACCGTTGACTTCCGCGGTGCTGTGGCCCCGAGCGAGATCCCTGCCGCCCTGGCCGGGGCCACCATCGCGGTGGCTCCCTACCCGGCGTTCGTGGACGGGGACGACTACTTCTCACCGCTGAAGATCTATGAGTATGCCGCGGCCGGACTCCCCGTCGTCGCCTCCCGGGTCGGGCAGGTGCCCACCATCGTGGGGCACGACGTGACCGGGCTGCTCGTCGAGCCATCCGACCCGCAGGCCCTGGCGGCCGCCATCGACGCCCTGGTGGCCGACCCGCAGCGGGCGCGCGACTATGGCGCCGCGGGTCGGGCTGTCGTCGAGGCCGCCCACTCCTGGGACGCGGTCCTCGGACAGATCCTGGAGGGTGTGTGTGACGATGCCCGGCACAGTGTCCCGCAGGACACGCACGACGGTGACGGGGATGGCGCGCACAACGGCGTCGTGGAAGGCGCTGGACGCGAGCACCTGGTGCAGATCGCATGA
- a CDS encoding phosphotransferase translates to MTMSKTSTATVDESFGGPVPTAVRCGDDFLVIQRAWPHERQPGDAGATLTVEGRDEQGRLRAGRLELTQGGATSSPGPVWQVRAAQITPPGSDPKLAGLAAAAEGHTVVVHRFGKRAVIARTADYVKVVRAGRGPGVAEQARRGRELSQASGFAAPEVLTEAADQVSFGILAGQSLHEVGAHAPLEQWTATWQLWGHHWQVLTGLHAPDLAPHTPEDEVRVLQRWIGLAEEFGALPPRVLAGLRARADRVCAVLLGGEAQAPVVSHRDLHDKQILADGASLGLLDFDTAALAEPALDLANLWVHAGLRADQHLWSHEHAEVAREAIMGLADQLDVEPERFETYAAATRLRLACLYAFRPAHRDLALAWADKVV, encoded by the coding sequence ATGACGATGTCCAAGACCTCCACCGCGACGGTGGACGAGAGCTTCGGTGGGCCCGTGCCGACGGCGGTGCGCTGCGGCGACGACTTCCTGGTGATCCAGCGGGCCTGGCCCCACGAGCGTCAGCCGGGCGACGCGGGAGCAACGCTGACTGTGGAGGGGCGTGATGAACAGGGACGCCTGCGGGCGGGCCGGCTCGAGCTCACACAGGGCGGCGCCACCTCATCACCAGGCCCCGTGTGGCAGGTCCGGGCAGCGCAGATCACACCGCCGGGGTCTGATCCCAAGCTCGCGGGTCTGGCCGCCGCAGCCGAGGGACACACGGTGGTCGTGCACCGGTTCGGCAAGCGAGCGGTCATCGCCCGCACGGCCGACTACGTCAAGGTCGTGCGGGCGGGACGCGGACCCGGCGTGGCTGAGCAGGCCCGGCGGGGCCGAGAGCTCAGTCAGGCGTCCGGCTTCGCTGCACCCGAGGTCCTGACGGAGGCTGCGGACCAGGTGAGCTTCGGCATACTGGCCGGCCAGAGCCTGCACGAGGTGGGCGCCCACGCGCCCCTGGAGCAGTGGACGGCCACGTGGCAGCTGTGGGGACATCACTGGCAGGTGCTGACCGGGCTGCACGCGCCCGACCTGGCGCCCCACACCCCCGAGGACGAGGTCCGGGTGCTGCAGCGCTGGATCGGTCTGGCCGAGGAGTTCGGCGCCCTGCCACCCCGAGTGCTGGCGGGCCTGCGCGCTCGCGCGGACCGAGTCTGCGCCGTGCTGCTCGGCGGGGAGGCGCAGGCACCGGTCGTCAGCCACCGCGATCTGCACGACAAGCAGATCCTCGCGGACGGTGCCTCGCTCGGGCTGCTGGACTTCGACACGGCAGCGCTGGCCGAGCCGGCGCTCGACCTGGCCAACCTCTGGGTGCACGCCGGGCTCCGCGCGGACCAGCACCTGTGGTCTCACGAGCATGCTGAGGTCGCGCGGGAGGCCATCATGGGCCTGGCCGACCAGCTCGACGTGGAGCCGGAGCGCTTCGAGACCTATGCCGCGGCGACCCGACTGCGACTGGCCTGCCTGTATGCGTTCCGGCCGGCACACCGCGACCTGGCTCTGGCGTGGGCCGACAAGGTCGTGTGA
- a CDS encoding DNA polymerase IV, producing MTQWVLHVDMDQFLAAVEVLRRPELTGLPVVVGGRGDPTERGVVSTASYEARAFGVRSGMPLRTAAKRCPEAVFLPVDFPVYEAASADVMATLRACPGAVVEVLGWDEAFVGLNTAAPEQAAREVQAAVLGATDLHCSIGIGDTKVRAKIATDFGKPRGIFRLTRDNWDEVMGDRPTHALWGVGNRIAARLESLDIRTVRDLAESVEEVLVAEFGPSTGPHLRTLGRGGGSAVVDDTPWVARAHGRETTFQQDLTDPDEIEQAVRSLARQVVADVTAEQRACERVHLKVRFAPFFTVTRVRKLPEPTVDAGVIADTALALLAKLDDDRPIRLLGVRAEMVAPEGGYDPPRTHGRRGSP from the coding sequence ATGACGCAGTGGGTGCTGCACGTCGATATGGACCAGTTCCTCGCGGCCGTCGAGGTCCTGCGGCGGCCGGAGCTCACCGGCCTGCCGGTCGTCGTCGGCGGTCGCGGTGACCCGACTGAGCGCGGTGTCGTGAGCACGGCGTCCTACGAGGCCCGCGCCTTCGGTGTGCGTTCGGGGATGCCGCTGCGCACGGCGGCCAAGCGGTGTCCGGAGGCGGTCTTCCTGCCCGTGGACTTCCCGGTCTATGAGGCTGCGTCGGCGGACGTCATGGCGACCCTGCGCGCGTGTCCGGGCGCCGTCGTGGAGGTGCTCGGGTGGGACGAGGCCTTCGTGGGGCTCAACACGGCCGCCCCGGAGCAGGCCGCGCGGGAGGTGCAGGCCGCGGTCCTGGGCGCCACCGACCTGCACTGTTCCATCGGAATCGGGGACACAAAGGTGCGGGCCAAGATCGCCACCGACTTCGGCAAGCCGCGCGGCATCTTCCGTCTCACCCGCGACAACTGGGACGAGGTCATGGGTGATCGGCCCACCCACGCCCTGTGGGGTGTCGGCAACCGGATCGCGGCGCGGTTGGAGAGCCTCGACATCCGCACGGTCCGCGACCTGGCCGAGTCGGTCGAGGAGGTCCTGGTCGCGGAGTTCGGACCCTCCACGGGGCCACACCTGCGCACGCTGGGCCGCGGCGGCGGCAGCGCGGTCGTGGACGACACGCCGTGGGTCGCGCGGGCCCACGGCCGTGAGACGACCTTCCAGCAGGACCTCACGGATCCGGACGAGATCGAGCAGGCGGTGCGCTCGCTGGCCCGCCAGGTGGTCGCCGACGTCACGGCCGAGCAGCGCGCCTGCGAGAGGGTGCACCTCAAGGTGAGGTTTGCCCCCTTCTTCACCGTCACCCGGGTGCGAAAACTGCCTGAGCCGACCGTCGACGCGGGCGTGATCGCCGACACCGCCCTCGCCCTGCTGGCCAAGCTCGACGACGACCGACCCATCCGGCTGCTGGGGGTCAGGGCAGAGATGGTCGCGCCCGAGGGAGGCTACGACCCACCACGCACCCACGGTCGCCGCGGCTCCCCCTGA
- a CDS encoding glycosyltransferase family protein → MRPMANDPFRVLLYSHDSVGLGHTRRNLALAHALADQLPARTGRPVTGMLVTGVGHGTSLDLPDGFDVVMLPGVQKTGAGYRPRHVQVPMADLIDIRGRMLKGVVGGFSPDLIIVDRHAYGVDGELRTTLADVRRWSPQTTVVLGLREVLDEPEATDREWERLGDLGEFRSLFDQIWVYGDKEVHDVRTSGEVPAELADLIRYTGYLATGRHWTPEDPPTPVPFVLTMVGGGSDGVSLCLAAAQAAVPAGHQHVVVTGPQMAEADRLSIQAVATEGTTVVDSVPDGLAMIRRASAVVSMAGYNTVCEVMSTSTPALLVPRELPRQEQLIRARSLHVAGAMDLCRESELAPAQLGTWLEGAVRRSQPRDHLDRDGLDGVASIVCQIATCPDTEPTAGLTTSLTTAQELSHVAS, encoded by the coding sequence ATGCGCCCCATGGCGAACGACCCGTTCCGGGTTCTGCTCTACTCCCATGACTCCGTCGGCCTGGGGCACACCCGACGCAACCTCGCCCTGGCGCACGCGCTGGCGGACCAGCTGCCGGCCCGGACCGGTCGTCCCGTCACCGGGATGTTGGTCACCGGTGTCGGGCACGGCACCTCCCTCGACCTCCCGGACGGCTTCGACGTGGTCATGCTGCCCGGCGTGCAGAAGACGGGTGCCGGCTACCGTCCCCGTCACGTGCAGGTGCCGATGGCCGACCTCATCGACATCCGCGGCCGCATGCTCAAGGGTGTGGTGGGCGGGTTCTCCCCGGACCTGATCATCGTGGACCGGCACGCCTATGGCGTCGACGGTGAGCTGCGCACCACGCTGGCTGACGTCCGGCGCTGGAGCCCGCAGACCACGGTCGTGCTCGGCCTGCGCGAGGTGCTCGACGAGCCTGAGGCGACCGACCGCGAGTGGGAGCGGCTGGGCGACCTGGGCGAGTTCCGGAGCCTGTTCGACCAGATCTGGGTGTATGGCGACAAGGAGGTTCACGACGTCCGCACCTCGGGGGAGGTCCCGGCCGAGCTGGCCGACCTGATCCGCTACACCGGCTACCTGGCCACCGGGCGGCACTGGACCCCCGAGGACCCGCCCACGCCGGTCCCGTTCGTCCTGACCATGGTCGGCGGTGGCAGCGACGGAGTCTCGCTCTGCCTGGCGGCGGCCCAGGCCGCGGTCCCCGCCGGCCACCAGCACGTCGTCGTCACCGGCCCGCAGATGGCCGAGGCCGACCGACTCTCGATCCAGGCCGTCGCCACCGAGGGGACCACGGTGGTCGACTCCGTCCCTGACGGCCTGGCCATGATCCGGCGGGCCAGCGCTGTCGTCTCGATGGCCGGCTACAACACCGTCTGTGAGGTGATGAGCACCTCGACCCCCGCTCTGCTGGTGCCCCGGGAGCTCCCGCGACAGGAGCAGCTCATCCGGGCTCGCAGCCTGCACGTCGCCGGCGCGATGGACCTGTGCCGCGAGTCAGAGCTAGCTCCCGCGCAGCTGGGGACGTGGCTCGAGGGCGCCGTGCGCCGCAGCCAGCCTCGTGACCACCTCGACCGGGATGGACTCGACGGGGTCGCCTCCATCGTCTGCCAGATCGCGACCTGCCCCGACACCGAACCCACCGCCGGTCTCACCACCAGCCTCACCACCGCCCAGGAGCTCTCCCATGTTGCCAGCTGA
- a CDS encoding ABC transporter ATP-binding protein — protein sequence MSRTNKALQVNRSALRRTLGLVRPHLPKHAPILAGGAGALLLEVVFRVLEPWPVKFVVDAVTRSLGADLAEPGPTATTRLLLACALATISIVGFRALFNYLATVAFALGGSRVAIELRQRVFAHVNSLSQRFHANARSGDVVQRLIGDVGRLQEAAVSAGMPLLVNLFTLVAMVGVMLWLDPLLALVVVVAALSFLLLSRTSSGKITQASRKTRKSEGDLANIAQEALGGMRVVQAYGLESALEQRFSGRNNRSLKDGVQARRLAAGLERMTDMLVGVATAVVLLLGGYRVMQGAMTPGDLVIFLTYLKTAMKPLRDMAKYTGRIARAAASGERVADLLDTQPEITSPDNPWRLGRARGDLELRGVQASYDEATPVLRGIDLAIPAGQRVAIVGPSGAGKSTLTALIMRMMDVSAGAVRLDGVDVRRLDLTELRSQVAVVLQESVLFSGTIADNIRYGNLEATNAQVGWAARAARAEEFILAMPDGYETVVGERGATLSGGQRQRIAIARALLRHSSIVILDEATAGLDGENALAVREAIGHLTRGRTTLVVTHDEATARECDRIVWIEDGQVRWDGPADGILPDGAAFTGSSGSPDRGAADPAAPPSRVRIGVGG from the coding sequence ATGAGCCGCACCAACAAGGCCCTGCAGGTCAACCGCTCTGCCCTCCGGCGCACCCTCGGGCTGGTGCGGCCGCACCTGCCCAAGCACGCGCCGATCCTGGCCGGCGGCGCCGGCGCCCTGCTGCTCGAGGTCGTCTTCCGAGTCCTGGAGCCCTGGCCGGTCAAGTTCGTCGTGGACGCGGTCACGCGCTCGCTCGGCGCGGACCTGGCTGAGCCGGGTCCGACGGCCACGACCCGGTTGCTGCTCGCCTGTGCCCTGGCGACGATCTCGATCGTCGGCTTCCGGGCCCTGTTCAACTATCTGGCCACCGTCGCCTTCGCCCTGGGAGGCTCCCGAGTGGCCATCGAGCTGCGCCAGCGGGTCTTTGCCCATGTCAACAGTTTGTCCCAGCGCTTCCACGCCAATGCCCGGTCGGGTGACGTGGTGCAGCGACTGATCGGTGACGTCGGCCGGCTGCAGGAGGCAGCCGTCAGCGCCGGCATGCCTCTGCTGGTCAACCTGTTCACCCTGGTCGCCATGGTCGGGGTCATGCTCTGGCTCGACCCGCTCCTGGCCCTGGTCGTCGTGGTGGCGGCACTGTCGTTCCTGCTGCTGTCGCGGACCAGCTCCGGCAAGATCACCCAGGCGTCCCGCAAGACCCGCAAGAGCGAGGGCGACCTGGCCAACATTGCGCAGGAGGCCCTCGGCGGGATGCGTGTCGTCCAGGCCTATGGTCTGGAGAGTGCGCTGGAGCAGCGTTTCAGCGGTCGCAACAACCGCTCACTCAAAGACGGCGTCCAGGCCCGGCGGCTGGCCGCAGGGCTGGAGCGGATGACCGACATGCTTGTGGGCGTGGCCACGGCGGTGGTGCTCCTGCTCGGTGGCTACCGCGTCATGCAGGGGGCCATGACCCCCGGGGACCTGGTGATCTTCCTGACCTATCTGAAGACGGCGATGAAGCCGCTGCGCGATATGGCCAAGTACACCGGCCGGATCGCCCGCGCTGCCGCCTCCGGTGAGCGGGTTGCCGACCTGCTCGACACCCAGCCCGAGATCACCAGTCCGGACAACCCATGGCGCCTGGGTCGGGCTCGTGGCGACCTCGAGCTGCGCGGAGTGCAGGCCAGCTATGACGAGGCCACACCGGTGCTGCGCGGCATCGACCTGGCCATCCCGGCCGGGCAGCGGGTCGCCATCGTGGGACCCTCAGGGGCGGGCAAGTCGACCCTGACGGCGCTGATCATGCGGATGATGGATGTCTCGGCCGGTGCCGTGCGACTGGACGGTGTCGATGTGCGCCGCCTGGACCTGACCGAGCTCCGCTCCCAGGTCGCCGTCGTGCTGCAGGAGTCGGTCCTGTTCAGCGGCACCATCGCCGACAACATCCGCTATGGCAACCTCGAGGCCACCAACGCGCAGGTGGGATGGGCCGCCCGGGCTGCTCGGGCCGAGGAGTTCATCCTCGCGATGCCCGACGGTTATGAGACTGTTGTCGGCGAACGCGGGGCCACCCTGTCCGGCGGTCAGCGACAGCGCATCGCCATCGCCCGCGCCCTGCTGCGACACTCCTCGATCGTCATCCTGGACGAGGCCACCGCCGGCCTGGACGGTGAAAACGCCCTCGCGGTGCGGGAGGCGATCGGGCACCTGACCCGTGGCCGAACGACCCTCGTAGTCACCCACGACGAGGCCACGGCCCGTGAGTGCGACCGCATCGTGTGGATCGAGGACGGCCAGGTCAGGTGGGACGGCCCGGCCGACGGCATCCTGCCCGACGGCGCCGCCTTCACCGGGTCGTCCGGCTCGCCCGACCGCGGAGCTGCGGACCCGGCAGCACCGCCCTCGCGGGTGCGGATCGGAGTGGGAGGGTGA
- a CDS encoding phosphotransferase: MSVTTSRASRAVPVSGRVTADLLIDSARLSELLGRPARATRLRHKPGLSTTAALIDPTGEQPPGWVQVTHPEHQDKLSNALRRAGERGQQVHLRDVPEALAPGRLQLAWGGFDTDPRLQSGLDTVRVAHPDLPEAVRGGRLTVLRYNPHRRLVLHRPINGCQPLVLRVTAHRQRYVQRNLARLAAAGVPLVAPLATHGLERTRRVSVWPWFGEGDLQHRSTNDAPPAEIAALAHEAGEALARVHHTADLIVEDSTEPRKELQRLRRDLAHCDPAAGERMDALNLRVLSLIDERPWARGTLHGDFSADQVLIATPGTDGDRIALIDFDRISTGPLARDLGSFAAHELLNHPVTGEGSEVPGELSMTAALLQGYAVSGRAWSGRRSDTTPDGSAEHDLRTWTAHALLLRVLEPFRAAEPAWLGLIHQRLDQIEEILR, from the coding sequence GTGAGCGTCACGACCTCTCGCGCGAGCCGCGCCGTGCCAGTGAGCGGCCGGGTCACCGCCGACCTGTTGATCGACTCGGCGCGACTCTCCGAGCTCCTGGGACGACCGGCCCGCGCGACCAGACTGCGGCACAAGCCCGGCCTCTCCACGACAGCCGCGCTCATCGACCCCACCGGAGAGCAGCCCCCCGGGTGGGTCCAGGTGACCCACCCGGAGCACCAGGACAAGCTGAGCAACGCGCTACGACGGGCGGGGGAGCGCGGACAGCAGGTGCACCTGCGAGACGTGCCCGAGGCCCTGGCCCCCGGCCGCCTCCAGCTGGCCTGGGGCGGCTTCGACACCGACCCCCGTCTGCAGAGCGGCCTGGACACGGTGCGGGTGGCCCACCCCGACCTGCCCGAGGCGGTGCGCGGCGGTCGGCTGACCGTGCTGCGCTACAACCCGCACCGACGCCTCGTCCTGCACCGGCCGATCAATGGATGTCAGCCCTTGGTGCTGCGGGTGACAGCACATCGGCAGCGTTATGTGCAGCGCAACCTCGCCAGGTTGGCCGCAGCCGGCGTGCCGCTGGTGGCACCACTGGCCACCCACGGTCTGGAGCGGACGAGGCGGGTGAGCGTCTGGCCGTGGTTCGGCGAGGGCGACCTGCAGCACCGCAGCACGAACGACGCGCCGCCGGCAGAGATCGCTGCGCTGGCCCACGAGGCTGGTGAGGCACTGGCCCGGGTGCACCACACAGCAGACCTGATCGTGGAGGACAGCACGGAGCCACGCAAGGAGCTGCAGCGCCTGCGCCGGGATCTCGCCCACTGTGATCCCGCGGCGGGGGAGCGCATGGACGCCCTGAACCTTCGGGTCCTCAGCCTCATCGACGAGCGTCCCTGGGCGCGCGGCACCCTGCACGGTGACTTCTCCGCCGACCAAGTCCTCATCGCGACACCCGGCACCGACGGGGACCGGATCGCCCTGATCGACTTCGACCGGATCAGCACCGGCCCACTGGCCCGTGATCTCGGCAGCTTTGCCGCGCACGAGCTGCTGAACCACCCGGTCACGGGGGAGGGGTCGGAGGTCCCGGGGGAGCTGTCCATGACCGCCGCGCTGCTGCAGGGCTATGCCGTGAGCGGCCGTGCTTGGAGTGGTCGGCGGAGCGACACCACCCCCGACGGTTCCGCCGAGCACGATCTGCGCACCTGGACGGCCCACGCGCTGCTCCTGAGGGTGCTCGAACCGTTCCGGGCCGCTGAGCCCGCGTGGCTCGGCCTCATCCACCAGCGGCTGGACCAGATCGAGGAGATCCTGCGATGA
- a CDS encoding glycosyltransferase, with protein sequence MLPADPSLTHRAERIGYVLKVYPRFSETFVVTEILAREAAGEDLAIFALRPTSDARFHPEISRVQAPVTHLPKPAKLSDAWTALRLAQQEVPGLADRLPGILPVLTRLEPAEAIQGINLAVSATREGITHLHAHFASLAARVSRVASALTGIPYSVTTHAKDLFHEDVDHELLQDVLTHADHVVAISKFNQDHLVTTFPELADRVVLIHNGLDLARFRYAEPQPVTGPLKVAAVGRLVEKKGFTHLIDAARVITKRAAGGTAGAPSVEVRIAGDGELRAELAAEITAAGLGDVVELIGPRSQDEVRELLTWADVMVAPCVVGADGNADGLPTVLLEAMAMGVPVIGTDVTGIPEAVRGTGPRPTGILLSADQLAAGDGRALVEALTAVAADDFPRVAISRAARDLIESDFNTATQSRLLADHQRQCVRLAS encoded by the coding sequence ATGTTGCCAGCTGACCCCTCGCTGACCCACCGCGCCGAGCGCATCGGCTATGTGCTCAAGGTCTATCCGCGCTTCTCCGAGACCTTCGTGGTCACCGAGATCCTGGCGCGCGAGGCCGCCGGGGAGGACCTGGCCATCTTTGCGCTGCGCCCCACCAGTGACGCCCGCTTCCACCCGGAGATCTCTCGGGTGCAGGCACCCGTGACACACCTGCCCAAGCCGGCCAAGCTGTCCGACGCCTGGACCGCGCTCCGGCTCGCCCAGCAGGAGGTGCCAGGTCTGGCCGACCGGCTCCCCGGCATACTCCCGGTGTTAACCCGGCTCGAACCGGCCGAAGCCATCCAGGGCATCAACCTGGCGGTCTCGGCCACCCGGGAGGGCATCACGCACCTGCACGCGCACTTCGCCTCCCTGGCGGCGCGGGTCTCACGTGTGGCGAGTGCGCTGACCGGCATCCCCTACTCCGTCACCACCCACGCCAAGGACCTCTTCCACGAGGACGTCGACCACGAGCTGCTCCAGGACGTGCTCACCCACGCCGACCACGTGGTGGCGATCAGCAAGTTCAACCAGGACCACCTGGTCACCACCTTCCCCGAACTGGCGGACCGGGTCGTCCTGATCCACAACGGTCTCGACCTGGCCAGGTTCCGCTATGCCGAGCCGCAGCCGGTCACCGGCCCGCTGAAGGTGGCTGCGGTGGGGCGCCTGGTCGAAAAGAAGGGCTTCACCCACCTCATCGACGCAGCCCGAGTGATCACCAAGCGAGCGGCTGGTGGCACAGCGGGTGCCCCGTCGGTCGAGGTCCGGATTGCCGGCGACGGGGAGCTGAGGGCTGAGCTGGCTGCCGAGATCACCGCCGCCGGACTCGGCGACGTCGTGGAGCTGATCGGCCCCCGGAGCCAGGACGAGGTGCGCGAGCTGCTGACCTGGGCTGATGTCATGGTGGCGCCCTGTGTCGTGGGAGCTGACGGCAACGCCGACGGACTGCCCACCGTGCTGCTGGAGGCCATGGCGATGGGAGTGCCGGTGATCGGCACCGACGTCACGGGGATCCCGGAGGCCGTGCGCGGCACCGGTCCGCGACCGACCGGCATCCTGCTGAGCGCCGACCAGCTCGCCGCCGGGGATGGCCGCGCCCTGGTCGAGGCCCTCACCGCGGTGGCCGCGGACGACTTCCCCCGGGTGGCGATCAGTCGTGCCGCCCGCGACCTGATCGAGAGCGACTTCAACACCGCGACGCAGTCGAGGCTGCTCGCCGACCACCAGCGCCAGTGTGTGCGCCTGGCGAGCTGA